A genomic stretch from Elusimicrobiota bacterium includes:
- a CDS encoding flagellar hook-basal body protein encodes MLRGIYANAQAMSALMAKQDVQSNNLANVNSTGFKKDRVNFEEFQEVLRGQQVSSPIARTSYDPGPGTLIRTDNALDFALQGDGFFSMETTDGVRYSRNGSFQWDQKGRLTDSTGRVVLGTGGPIQKRAEGGALTVDISGKMTMGGEPIGQLRVATFSKESVLRKTGGGLMELTRGEAKAGDGRVSQGFLEASSVNSVQEMAEMINTLRLFEANQRSLRAQDEALGRAIQELGR; translated from the coding sequence ATGCTAAGAGGAATTTACGCCAACGCCCAAGCAATGTCCGCCCTGATGGCCAAACAGGACGTTCAATCCAACAATTTGGCGAATGTCAATTCCACCGGGTTTAAGAAAGACCGGGTGAATTTCGAAGAATTTCAAGAGGTTTTGCGGGGCCAACAGGTGTCTTCACCCATTGCACGGACATCGTATGACCCCGGACCCGGAACCCTGATTCGCACCGACAACGCGCTTGACTTCGCGCTTCAGGGGGACGGATTTTTCTCCATGGAGACCACGGACGGGGTCCGTTACAGCCGTAACGGGTCTTTCCAATGGGACCAAAAGGGTCGTCTCACGGACAGCACCGGCCGAGTGGTTTTGGGCACGGGCGGACCTATTCAAAAAAGGGCCGAGGGTGGGGCCCTGACTGTTGACATAAGCGGAAAGATGACCATGGGCGGGGAACCCATCGGCCAACTCCGTGTGGCGACCTTTTCAAAAGAATCGGTACTGCGAAAAACGGGTGGAGGTCTCATGGAACTCACCCGGGGCGAGGCGAAGGCCGGAGACGGCCGCGTTTCCCAAGGATTTTTGGAAGCGTCATCGGTCAACTCGGTTCAGGAAATGGCTGAGATGATTAACACCCTCCGGCTTTTCGAGGCGAACCAGCGGTCCCTTCGTGCCCAAGACGAAGCCCTGGGACGTGCCATCCAAGAGCTGGGACGGTAA
- a CDS encoding protein-glutamate O-methyltransferase CheR, with product MPSAVQETNSEQVTYLANMARRLAGFELEKERSLISDPRVLDLLVREKAGSVEELVARLMRLPEGPLHHAVVESLAVSDTSFFRDTPVFEFIEKIILPDLIKNRSHTHQLTLWSAGCSTGQESYSLAMSTTEALESSQEWTWQVLGTDLSTRNIRVAESGSYSQFDINCGLPARRLVTYFEKRENHWCVQDKIKNRIQFKKMNLVTSENEFPQVDLILFRNVLRYFDSSHQTTVLKRLHAALRPDGYLVMGQDETASKESGFEPIHSGKFTVFRPLQ from the coding sequence ATGCCATCCGCCGTTCAGGAAACGAACTCGGAACAAGTCACCTATCTCGCCAACATGGCTCGTCGTCTGGCGGGGTTTGAACTGGAAAAAGAACGAAGCCTCATTTCCGACCCCCGTGTCTTGGACCTGCTCGTTCGAGAAAAAGCCGGGAGCGTGGAGGAGTTGGTGGCCCGCCTAATGCGTTTGCCGGAAGGGCCGCTCCACCACGCCGTGGTGGAATCCCTTGCGGTTTCCGACACCTCTTTTTTTCGGGACACCCCCGTCTTCGAATTTATTGAAAAAATCATTCTCCCGGACCTCATAAAAAACCGATCCCACACCCATCAACTTACCTTATGGAGCGCCGGTTGTTCAACGGGCCAGGAAAGCTACAGCCTCGCCATGTCCACCACGGAGGCCCTGGAGTCCTCCCAGGAATGGACCTGGCAAGTTCTCGGGACCGATCTTTCAACCCGAAACATCCGAGTGGCCGAATCCGGATCCTATTCCCAATTCGACATCAATTGCGGCCTTCCGGCACGCCGGTTGGTCACCTATTTTGAAAAACGTGAAAATCATTGGTGTGTTCAGGATAAAATAAAGAATCGGATTCAATTCAAAAAAATGAACTTGGTCACATCGGAAAACGAATTCCCCCAGGTGGACTTGATTCTGTTCCGAAACGTTTTGCGGTATTTTGATTCTTCCCACCAAACCACCGTTCTAAAAAGATTACACGCCGCCCTTCGACCCGACGGCTATCTGGTCATGGGTCAGGATGAAACCGCCAGCAAGGAATCCGGTTTCGAACCCATCCATTCCGGAAAATTCACCGTTTTCCGCCCCCTCCAATAA
- the flgG gene encoding flagellar basal-body rod protein FlgG, with the protein MIRALWTAASGMSAQQLNVDTISNNLANVNTTGFKRQRVDYQDLFYQTLREPGTEEGSPNGLEVGTGTYPVSTQKIFTGGALQVTETPLDMAIEGDGFFQVALTDGSIGYTRSGTFRLDSDGRIVTADGYALQPEITVPSGTQEIVVNPSGTVSVRGSGGGAPTEIGTIELASFSNPAGLRSLGHSLYAESPAAGSPVTGQGGLDGMGQVRQGMLEQSNVSVVDEMVGMITAQRAYELSAKAIQTADDMIRISNNLRG; encoded by the coding sequence ATGATACGAGCCCTCTGGACCGCCGCGTCAGGAATGTCGGCCCAACAATTGAACGTGGACACGATTTCCAACAACCTGGCGAACGTCAACACCACCGGTTTTAAACGTCAACGAGTGGACTACCAGGACCTTTTTTATCAAACCCTGCGGGAACCCGGAACCGAAGAGGGATCACCCAACGGATTGGAGGTGGGAACGGGAACCTACCCCGTTTCCACTCAAAAAATATTTACCGGCGGGGCCCTCCAGGTCACGGAAACCCCCCTGGATATGGCGATTGAAGGGGACGGGTTTTTCCAAGTGGCCTTGACGGACGGGAGCATCGGGTATACTCGGTCCGGCACCTTTCGACTGGACAGTGACGGACGAATTGTCACCGCGGACGGGTATGCCCTGCAACCGGAGATAACGGTCCCTTCAGGCACCCAAGAAATCGTTGTCAATCCCTCCGGGACAGTGTCGGTTCGAGGATCAGGCGGCGGAGCCCCCACCGAAATTGGCACCATTGAGCTGGCCTCCTTTTCCAACCCCGCCGGGTTACGAAGCCTGGGCCACAGTCTTTACGCGGAGAGTCCCGCCGCGGGATCTCCGGTCACGGGTCAAGGGGGTCTCGATGGAATGGGTCAAGTTCGACAGGGCATGCTGGAACAATCCAACGTCAGCGTAGTGGACGAAATGGTTGGCATGATCACCGCCCAACGAGCCTACGAACTGAGCGCCAAAGCCATCCAAACGGCGGATGATATGATTCGGATTTCCAACAACCTCCGCGGATGA
- a CDS encoding flagella basal body P-ring formation protein FlgA, with product MKRSFWNALIVPCGFLAAFPLNAWETTAYSKKDVPASHDQEDLAVRRGQQILLVALADGIRLSAPGRALKNGQTGDIIPVLNTATRKPLKGIVRDGWVEIQAFGESNP from the coding sequence ATGAAACGATCTTTCTGGAACGCGTTGATCGTCCCCTGTGGGTTTCTGGCGGCCTTCCCGTTGAACGCCTGGGAAACCACCGCTTACTCGAAAAAAGATGTTCCCGCCTCTCACGATCAAGAAGACCTGGCTGTCCGGAGAGGGCAACAGATCTTGCTCGTGGCCCTCGCCGATGGGATCCGGCTTTCCGCCCCGGGGCGCGCCCTAAAAAACGGTCAAACCGGAGACATCATCCCGGTCCTCAACACCGCCACGCGAAAACCGTTGAAAGGAATTGTCCGGGACGGGTGGGTGGAAATTCAAGCTTTTGGGGAATCGAATCCATGA
- a CDS encoding response regulator: MTMRALVVDDEEDVRRLLGLMLSRLGCEIREAADGQEALAILHEPCPMDVILLDWRMPVLDGPGFLKTVQKESSLKSIPVMMLTGLNEMKDVANALQLGAKEYLMKPITQRTLREKLEVLGFDF; encoded by the coding sequence ATGACCATGCGGGCCTTGGTGGTTGATGACGAAGAAGATGTGCGGCGGTTACTGGGGTTAATGCTGAGTCGGCTGGGATGTGAAATTCGTGAGGCGGCTGACGGCCAGGAAGCCTTGGCTATTCTTCACGAACCGTGTCCCATGGACGTCATCCTCTTGGACTGGCGCATGCCGGTTCTGGACGGACCGGGGTTTCTAAAAACAGTCCAAAAAGAGTCGTCCTTGAAATCCATCCCCGTCATGATGTTGACAGGGCTGAACGAAATGAAAGACGTGGCCAATGCGCTTCAGTTGGGGGCCAAAGAATATTTAATGAAACCCATCACCCAAAGGACCCTCCGTGAAAAATTAGAGGTTTTGGGGTTTGATTTTTAA
- a CDS encoding flagellar basal body L-ring protein FlgH — translation MRFFWGGVLLLSTMACTKTVVVQAPPPAEPPLMMLFSDPRASRVGDLVTVQIVENSKGSRRVSSMAEKETDLSADVKTSNTGRASKNSLGLKVTNDTKAETGLERRGSLVAAVTARVTEVMPDGNLRIEAEQEILLEGGLQTIRLKGILRPADIGPGNTVLSTRLASARIEYKSRKEPGLHRQGLLSWIFGWVF, via the coding sequence ATGAGATTTTTTTGGGGGGGTGTCCTCTTGCTCAGCACCATGGCGTGCACAAAAACGGTCGTTGTTCAGGCCCCCCCCCCGGCGGAACCGCCCCTCATGATGCTCTTTTCCGACCCCCGCGCATCCCGCGTGGGGGACCTCGTAACGGTACAAATTGTGGAGAATTCGAAAGGGTCGCGGCGTGTGAGTTCCATGGCCGAAAAAGAAACTGATCTTTCGGCCGATGTCAAAACATCCAACACCGGGCGGGCGTCCAAAAATAGTTTAGGATTGAAGGTGACCAACGACACGAAAGCGGAAACCGGTTTAGAGCGCCGGGGAAGTTTGGTGGCCGCGGTCACGGCGCGGGTAACGGAAGTCATGCCGGACGGAAATTTACGCATCGAAGCGGAACAGGAAATCCTCCTGGAAGGGGGGCTGCAAACCATCCGATTGAAAGGGATTTTACGCCCGGCGGACATTGGGCCTGGGAACACGGTCCTTTCCACCCGGTTGGCGTCCGCCCGAATTGAATACAAGTCCAGGAAAGAACCGGGCCTTCATCGGCAAGGTCTTCTCTCCTGGATTTTTGGATGGGTGTTTTGA